TGGATCTTCAAGCACAAGTACCATGCTGATGGTACTCTGGAGCGGTACAAGGCGCACTGGGTGCTCCGCGGCTTCACTCAGTGTCCTGGTGTGGACTTCGACGAGACCTTCAGTCCGATTGTAAAACCGACAATAGTTCGCACAGTGCTGTCCATCGCACTCTCTCGCCGGTGGCCCATTCatcagctggacgtgaagaacaCCTTTCTTCATGGTACACTTTCCGAGACGGTGTACTGTGCCCAGCCTGCTGGTTTCGAGGACACAGCCCACCCCGACTTCGTCTGCCGCCTGAATAAGTCTCTCTACGGACTTAAACAGGCGCCTCGTGTTTGGTACAGCAGGTTTGCAGCATACCTGCTGTCCCTGGGGTTTGTGGAGGCCAAGTCCGACACCtcactgttcgtcttccgccaCGGTGATGACCTGATCTACCtgctcctctacatcgacgACATCGTCCTCATAGCTTCCTCCACAGAGCTCCTGCAGCACACCATCACTGCGCTCTAGTCTTAGTTCTCGATGAAGGATCTCGGTGAGCTCCATCACTTTCTGGGGATGCATGTCCAGCGGTGCGGCTCCAGCTTGCTTCTCTCCCAGCGTCAGTACATGCTGGATATCCTGGATCGCGCAAGGATGGCTGAGTGCAAGCCGTCCTCCACGCCTGTCGACATCAATCCGAAGCTGTCTGCAGATGGACCACCAGTTCAGGATCCTTCGGATTATCGGAGCCTTGCTAGAGCTCTTCAGTGGCTGACGTTCACTCGACCGGACATCGCctatgccgttcagcaggtctgcCTTCACATGCACGACCCCCGGGAGCCCCACCTTGCCGCATTGAAGCGCATTCTGCGCTATGTGCGCGACACTCTTCCCTTGGGACTTGTTCTGCAGCCGTCTCGGAGTGGTGATTTGACAGTTTACTCCGACGCAGACTGGGCAGGCTGTCCAGACACCAGGCGCTCCATCTTAGGCTACGCTGTGTTCCTTGGTGACAACCTGGTTTCCTGGTCTTCCAAGCGACAGAACACAGTTTCCCGGTCCAGTGTTGAAGCTGAGTATCGCGCTGTGGCCAATGGTGTGGCCGAGGTCACTTGGCTGCGCCAACTTCTGCTAGAGCTTCATGCTCCTCCTCGCCGAGCGTCACTGGTATACTGCGACAATATCAGTGCTGTCTACATGTCCTCCAACCCGGTTTAGCATCAACGCACCAAGCACATCGAGATTGATCTCCATTTTGTTCGGGAGCACGTTGCACTTGGTGATGTTCGTGTTCTGCATGTGCCGACGACATCTCAGtatgccgacatcttcaccaaggggttgCCTTCATCCTTGTTCCAGGAGTTCAGGTCCAGTTTGAACGTTCGCGGCTTCGACGATCAGACTACGGGGGCGTGTTAGCGAGGTGATTAGGGAGATTATTAGTAGGCCCAATGGGCCTTGGGTGGCCGGCGCCCAGCCTCCTTGGCTCTGTGCGCCCCCCCCTCCTGTGTTGGTAGATGGCGGCAGGGATCCCCCTAATGGTGCTGTTTCCATAAGCCATCTAGGGTTCGCTGCCTTTATATGTACACCCATTGTGCACCTCTATCAATCCAAACCAATATTTCCCAGCAATCTCCATTGCTTACAAAATCTATTTCaaatttaatataaaagaataacATACCCCATTGAGACACAAGTGGCTGCGTAGTATGGTGGTAAGGAAGGTTCACGTGATGCTTCAAAAAATCATATCTCCTAGGATAGGGGCTTCTGGTGGTGGCCGGTAAGCAgtgatatttttttaattttaattttgttgttttcatatttatttttctaatttttctatgtttcggaaaatgatttgtaggggcaggtgagcctatgacccgcccctaaaaatcatttttagGCGCGGACACTTTACGCGTTCCTAAAAATAgtatttttagctgcgaaaacTAGGGACGGTTGTggcatccgcccctaaaaacatGTTTTTATCGGCCCCTAAAAATGTTTTATGTAGTAGTGAATACAACGGGTTCAAGCCTTTATTTATTGTTAGATTTAGGGATGAGGTATTCGTTTATGGTTGGATTGCTCCCCACCTTATTTGAGCCATCCATCTAATGTAGTACGGATCTCAAACACTAAAAGTTTCATAAGAAAAACAGCCTTTCGGAAGCTATATAGGTTTGCCTTACAAACATGCTTCGTGACCCCGTGGATTTAGGCCCGAGACTACATAAGAGTAGCCCAAATAATCCATGTCTCTTATGATCTTGACTACCActtgtatttttcttttttctaaaaaagttCTAAACTACATATTATTTATGACTAATCAAAGTTGCAATATATGTAAGTTTGCTTTGAACTGATTGAATTATAAGTAAGAATAATTCAAATGTAGTATTGGTATGCAGAAATAACATACCGTGGGTACTGAATGTTGAAAGAATGATAGTCCCAGCAGCTGCCCAATATACTTCTCACCGAGCTGCAAATTGGAGAGCATGTTTGATGGTTTGATGAAATCCAAAGAAATCCATTGATAAATTAAATCATCTTTAACTATCTTGTGACCTTTTGGAAAGATTGCACAAAAGGTGAAGCATGGCTTCAAGCTTGCATCCATATGGCTATAACTTAACTTCAAAGATGCAAGAACATGATTTGGCAATGATGCATAATCTGAAATAGGTTCATTCCAGATACCACTTTCTTTCACCTTAATCCATTGATCAATGTTCATGGACCGCAAAGTGAAGCCTAGAGATTGAGCTGCTAAAGCCACACCCCTACACTTCTTGGCAATCTCCCTTCCAATATCCATCAACTGTCTTTTGTCGTTTCTAGATTCAAAAGAACTTCTTTGTTTTATTATATCCCAGCAAATGTCATTTGTCAAGGGTAATATCTTGTATGGTTGAAGGTTAGTACAAATTCTCCTGGCAACACGTTCACTGCGTGTTGTTACTAAAATAATTATGCTGCTATCAGCATGATATAGCATATCCTTTAACTCCTGCAGGTGGAATTGATCTTCCTCCCATAGGTCATCTAAATCAACCAGGATCTTGCCAGAAAGTAGTTCTGTGAGGCAACTATGTATTATCTGTCTTTCAATAGCCTGGCTTTCTTTTCCAGATAGTTGTGAAATCACATACTCACGAATTTTATTCAAGTCAAATATCTGGGACACATGAACCCATACATGAGAATAACATTTAAAATTTGGATCATTGTAAATCAATCTTGCAAAAGTTGTCTTGCCAATGCCTCCAATACCATATATAGGAAGGATGATGATCTTTTCTGACATACCATCAAGTAAAGAAGCAATTATTTTCCCTTTCTCTGCTGTCCTCCCAATAATGAGTTCTTCTACTACATCTGGCGATGCTTCTCGTGCATCAACAAATTCCAGCTCACTGCAACTAGGGCCTGCCATCAAATTAATGTTCTGCTGTTGACCTTTGATATCATCTGATTCCTTTCTCATATCTATATTCTTGTTATTATGCATTGCTATTCCAGAAACTTTCTTGAGACATCCTTTCTGAGGAAGCTGCAATATTTCAGTTGGTTTGACAACAAACAACACAATTCGATTAATAGTGTTCACATTGATACAATTTTGAAGATGCTATTTAGAGTAACAATTTGTTAAAATGTGgaggttaaataaaaaaatatattatgaaAGTTTTTTCTTGATGTATTCCAGAGAAAACATTATATATCCAGTGATATACTTGATCTTTCTCTACAATCAATATGTTTCACATAGTCACTATCAGTTTTAGATGATCAGAAAACTGCTGTATATTATTGAATTTCTGAATCCTGGAGGGATCTATACTTTTGAGTGTCGAGAAATAATTGCAAATATACTAGGAAAAATAACTAAATGAACTGATGGCATGATTTTGCTTTTATTGAATTTATTTTCTGACCTAGCTATCGATTATGTACCTTCTCAAATTATATTAATTACCTCGCCAATGGCAGTTTCAATCTCATTCAGCTTCTCAGTGATCTTCCCTATATTGGGTCTTTTTTCGCTATCTTCCTCCACACATAACAATGCTATTTGAATGCACGTCTTTACTTGGTTACAATATGCTTCGACCAAGGAACCACTACTGCATGTCGCCTCCAACATGTTCCTCCAGTTCTTTTGGACCTGATACATTGAATTGTCAAGCCAGGCTGATATTTAATATTCCAATGTAAATATGAGATAGTATTAGATTAAGAAAAGGGCCTGTTTATAAGAAATATCATTTCTTACATGATCGATAAACTCGTCCGAAGACATATCTAGACATTTGGGGTAGCCCTTGGGTCCTGACACAATCCTTATCATTATGACACCCAAGCTAAATATGTCAAACTTTCCTGATATTTCACCTCTGTCGATGTATTCTTGTGGCTGATACCCTCTGCATTGCATCACATTCAACCAATTTATAATTGTGCATGATCTAACTTAAAAATGATATGTTCAGTTGAGACATTTATCTTACAGTGTTCCATAAGGATTTTGTGTAAATCGTGTTGGTTCTTCACCAAAGATCCTGGACAAACCAAAATCTGCAATTTTTGGTACCATGTCCTTATCTAGCAATATGTTGTCAGGTTTTAGGTCCAAGTGGTACATAGGTTCTTCCAGCTGCTCATGAATATACTTTAGACCCTCACAAGTCCCCTTGATTATTCTGAACCGTGTGTGCCATTCAAGTCTAGGAAACTCATCTGCAGCAACGGTATAGTAAACAAAAAAGATTCTTAATCAAATGAAAAGATAAAAGTGCTCCCACGACACATACTGAATTACTGATAATAGGGCAGCAGCATACCAGAAAGCAGAAGTCGTTGAAGGCTGCCATTGTGCATATACTCCAAGCATAGTGCTCCACGTATTTCATTAACAAGCACCTTGCTTCCATCGGGCATGATAAAAGGGTTTTGCTCTGTTTCAAAACAATATCCCAGAACCCGTACAATGTTCTGATGATTAAGCTTCCTGAGGTTATAGAACTCATTTCTTAACTGCCCATAGTCTAGACTAGAATTGGGAAGCAATAACTTCACAGCAACATCGTCTCCGTTTCCAGTCACTCCCTGTCAAACATATATCATCAGTACTGAGTACACATGACCCTGTTTCTATGTGCTACTTATATAGTGTTTTACTGAATGCAGTAAAACACCATATAATATTGTTTCAAAGTACTTGCATTGTGTTGGCCAGACTtgttgaaaatatatttatgtgtCCATATAGAAAAAGCAAGACGACCGAGCCTTACCTTGTAAACAACTCCAAATGCTCCTTGACCAAGTTTCCGCTCCTCGGAGAAACCATTCATGATTTCTCGCAAGATTTGAATGGTATATCCTCTGCATCCATACTTCTGACCTATGTTTAAATTGTGCTAGTACAAAGACCCTTAGGAGAGAAAGGTGGAAACACATGTCAATAATATTTTACAAACAGATAGAAGAGTAGCATTCTATCAAGGACACACTACGCATTCTATCAAGGACACACTACGGGTAGCTTTGGTATACTCTCCTTGTCCTATTGTCCATCCTGCCTCTAGCTGGCTCGAACATGAACTTAGAACTTTTTTTTTCGCcgacgtgcctgagcacgtatttcattaagaggaaagcAATACGACCAGTACAAACTTTAATAGGCAGAGGCTATTAAGGCGAAAACAAATACAGCAAGAAAAAACGGGGAAGACATAGGCTACCCGCAAACCTAGACACAATCGCAACTAGAACCTGCAACAGGGTATTACAACGCCAAGGGTGCAAGGATTGGCAACACGACAagggtggcaaagcatccacccgacCCACCAAACCAGCAAAGCATCCACCAGATAACGACCAATGCAACCTAGACGATGTCGACGATGCAAGCAAAGGCAGGAGCAGATGCAGACTCCCGAGAGAGCCAACAACCACCACCAGCAGACGACCACCGCAAGCTGAGCTTCTAGGACGACGCCTCCAGGGTGGGAACGACGCCAAAGGCACCGTCGTCGTCCGACCAAACAGGTCAAGGCTTTCGCCCTAAAAGCTCAACGTAGGAGAGGGAAGAGGTGGAAACGatgacgccttcaagaaggTGAACGGCGCCCGCAGGCGTCGTCGTCATTGGTCCGCGAGAAGACCAAGGCTTTCGCCTCCACCTCAAACCCTCTCCAGAGCCGAGGGCCGAACAACGCCGCCACAACACAGGAGAGCCCACCCGTTGCCACTAGAAGCAGCTAACAGGAAGGCACAAGCGAGCGACGGCCTGTCCAGGGGCGGGACAACGGGCCAGCGCTACCGGAGGGCCGGAgacccgcgtcgccgccgccaccatagTGGCAGCAGCCATCGCGCGGTGCCAGCGCAGGCCCAACACGAGCCGCGACGAGCTGAGCCGcaacgccgccaccaccactgccggcgcgcgcaccaccaccacgctcGACCCCACCAGGGGGCGGGCCACGGCAAGAGAGTGCCGGCTGACGAGGAGCCCCAGCGAGAGGAGGGCCGGCCCATGCCAAAACGAAGGAGGCCAGATCCGGCATGGGAGCCCCCGAATCCGTACCTATGCGGCCGGCGACCGGCGGTGGGGCAGAGGGTCAGGATTCGCGAGTTTGGGGGaagaggaagggaggagggagggatggGGCAAACCAAGACAACTTCGGCTagttgccggccgccgccgccgccgccggccaacggGAGGGGGTGGGTGGGGGCGCGGGGTCGTCCCCCCGAGTCGCCTGGGAGGACGACGCGGGGTGGGGGGAGCTTAATTAGCCCATTTCTATTGTAGAATAAAACTTAGAACGTTGAGATGCAAGAACTAGGGGCGCGTTTGGTTTGCTGCATGCAGCTCAACCAGGCTCGTCAGATGCAGGCTTGACATAATTGGCAGGGTCTCAGCCAATTGAGGTGCATGGGTGTACATCTGTACACCCAATAATTTGGACAAAATTTTTTTAGCAAGTATGTATATtagtgtatacatatatatacatatatatacacatatacatatatatacatatacatatatacatatacatatacatatatatatacatatacatatatatatgtacatatatacatatatatatacacatatacatacatacatacatatacatatacacatatatatacatatacatatatatatatacatacatacttAGAGAACTAACTGAGTTAGATCATGTTTATTTGAGCCCAAATTAGAGAACTAGGCCCGTGGGCTGGCCTGCTCTCTCAGCTACACTGCCTCACCCTCACACCAATCCCCTTCGGGGCTCTCCACAAGATCTCTCCTCATTCCTCAATcgacctctcctctcctcttctattttctgctgctgctagctAGGGTTGGCCCTTGCCCTTGGAGTTCGGCGGCAGCCGGCACCTGGCTGCTGGCTCTGGCAGCAGATCTGATGGAGCCACGGAACGGAGGGCAAATCGGCATCGGCGGCAGCTGCAGGGCCATGCCTACTGTTGCTGCACAGCCGGCGACTGTGGCAGCCGAGTgcacggcggccacggcgggcgCGGAATCTGCGGATGCGCCGGAAACATCACCGGCCACGGCAAGCACAAATGCGGAGGATGCAGAGCCAATGGCTGGTGTCGAGCAGGTTGAACTGATGCCGTACGCATCAACTACGGCCACAAGAAGTTCATAGGCTACATCATCAAAGGTTCGTGATTGCATCTGTGACTTGATGTATTCAGCCATTCAATTGGTTCGGTAGTTTGATGTGGCATATTTGTTTAATTGTAGGTACCAAAAAGATTGAAAGTTATTGATTTGAAATCTTTGTGGACTAGAGCAGCAGCTAAACCCAAATCATCTACAGCCAGTGCCTCTACTCCATTACTGCAAACTGTGGAAAGTAGAATTCAAAGTGATACCCCTTCTGTTCACTTGGAAACACATAATGAAATTGAAGTGGAACGAGAAGTGGCAAGCACAGAGCCTCAAGTTGTGGGAGATGCAGCagtaatccatgaagaccaacATGAGGGAATTGATGATGACGATCATGAGGCATTTTATGATATTGATTGGCTTCCACATTATCCTGGGGAGAGGATTGCCATATCAGATTATAATGTTAATGATCAAGCTGCCGTGAGAAGACGATACATTGCATTGGGGCCATGTCAACCTCGAGTACATGATTTTCCAAGGAAATTTATTGGGGGTTGGCGTCGCTTTGTACTGAGTTGGTTTGATACCTATGATTGGCTTGAGTACAGAGTGAAACTAGATGCTGCATTTTGCTTTGTTTGCTATCTGTTCAAGAATAAAAATTGTAAAGGTGGAAATAGTTTTGTGGATGGGGGCTTTAGTCTTTGGAATCAAACAAGTAAATTTGACACACATGGTTCTTGCAAGTCTCACTGTCTCGCTCAAGAGAAACATGATTTATTCTCTAGAAGTGGAACATCAATTGGAGATGCTTTAGAGAAACTAACCACAGAAGAAAAGGCCATGTACAAAGCTCGCTTGAGATATTCACTTAAGTGCTTGAAGTTTATTTTGAGACAGGGATTAGCATGTCGTGGACATGATGAAAGTGATGAGTCTCTTAACAAAGGAAATTTTCTTGAACTTCTAAATTGGCTAGCAGAAAGTTTGGAGGATGTTAACAAGGTTGTTCTAAAAAATGCTCCAAAGAACTGCAAGCTGACCTCCCCTATGATACAAAAAGAGCTCATAAACTGTTGTGCCAAAGAGACCACTAAACTTATTATAGAAGATCTTGGTGATGACTACTTTGCAATACTTGCGGATGAATCTAGTGATGTGTACCAAAAGAAACAATTAGCTCTTTGCATACGTTATGTTGATAAGAAAGGAAGGGTAGTTGAGAGATTTCTTGGTATTGTCCATGTGGAGAACACTACCTCGTTGACACTGAAAAATGCTATTGAGAAACTACTTATGGATCATTCATTGAGCTTGTCTAGAATTCGTGGGCAGGGATATGATGGTGCTAGCAACATGAAAGGTGCACTTAACGGCCTAAAGAAATTAATTATGGATGAGTCGCCTTTAGCTTATTATGTGCATTGCTTTGCACATCAGCTTCAGTTAACCCTTGTGGCTGTTGCCAAAGAAAATCAAGATTGCAAATGTTTCTTTGAGCAACTTGGGTTGTTGTTGGCAGCCATCGGGAATTTTTGCAAGAGGTTGCAAATGCTTCGAGTTGCTCAAGCGGAGCATGTTATTGAAGCATTAGAGTTGGGTGAAATTGAAAGTGGCTGTGGTTTGAATCAAGAAATGGGTTTAGGTAGGCCTGGAGATACTCGTTGGGGGTCTCACTACAAAACGATACAACATATTATTCTCATGTATGAGCCTATCCGAAAGGTGCTGCAAGAAATTGGAGATGATCCTGAATACAAAGAATCAGAGAAAGCTGAAATGGCCTTGTGTTCACTTGAGTCATTTGaatttgtgttccttgcacatTTGTTGGACACCCTATTTGGCTACACAGATGACCTTAATTGTGCTTTGCAAAAGAGGGATCAAGACATTGTCAATGCTATTTCTCTCATATATTTGACAAAGACTCAGCTTGAGTTATTGCGGGAGGATAATGGATGGGAGAGCTTTCTTGCTGATGTTACTTCTTTTTGTGTGAAGCGCAAGATAGATGTTCCCAATATGGATGACATATACAAGGCAGCTGGAAGGTCAAAGAGGAAGTATGTCAAGCTCACAAATTATCATCGTTTCAAAGTTGACATGTTTTTAGGCATCATTGATAGGCAACTTAAGGAGCTCAATGATAGGTTTGATGAGGTAAACACCGATTTGCTTATCTATATGTCATCATTCAATCCCAAGGATTCATTTGCTGCATTTGACAAGGAGAACTTGATGAAACTTGCTAAATTTTATCCCAAAGATTTCTCAGTCACCGAGTTGATGCGTCTATCCTATCAACTTGGTAAATTCATTATTGATGTGCGTGGTGATGAAAGATTTAGGAAGGTGAAGAATATTGCTGAGCTTTCAGTCTTACTTGTTGAAACAGATAAACATGCCATACACGCATATGTGTACAAGCTTTTGAAATTAGTGTTGTTGCTACCAGTTGCAACAGCAAGTGTTGAAAGGGCATTTTCAGCTTTGAATTTTGTGAAGAACAAGCTAAGAAATAGCATGGGGGATCAATACTTAAATGATTGCTTGGTTCCATTTATTGAGAAGGAATTTTTCCTACGTGTTGCTGATGAAGACATCATCTCCCGTTTCCAAAAGCCACCTCGTCGAGTTAATTTGTAACTTTTTTATTGTATGGATAATAGATTAAGGAACTATTTGTATTGTATCATGTAACTTTAACCTTATTTTCATGAAGCTCTATCTTTTATGTGCGATGATTGTTCCGTTTCGGTAATACAATGTACACCCAATCTTAAATTCCTGCCTCCGCCACTGATGATTGGTTTACTGATCCACCTCCTCAACCAGGCTGGGCACATGCAAAAGATGCCTCTCGGCCAGGCTCTGGAGGAACAAGCAAATCGTCCGTTTCCGTGGAACCAGGCTCCGCTGGTGTAAGCATGAGCGCATGGGAAAACGTGCAGATACAAAAAAAATCACTTTTGCGTTAGACATGCAAGTAACCAAACAGCATCTCAACTCGACCTGTATTCCTGCATACACAAACCAATCAAGCAGCCCTAGCACTTGACGAGCCTGGCCACAGCAGGCCTGTACACGGCATGCGAGCCAGGCTGTGGCCATCCACAAACCAATCAGCCCCTAGGAGATGGAACCTGATAGAGACGCTGAATACTTTTCCAATGAGTTTGATCTTTTCTGTTCAGAGAATGGAATAATTCATGAGCGGACACCTCCATATTCGCCT
The genomic region above belongs to Panicum virgatum strain AP13 chromosome 8N, P.virgatum_v5, whole genome shotgun sequence and contains:
- the LOC120684843 gene encoding uncharacterized mitochondrial protein AtMg00810-like → MAECKPSSTPVDINPKLSADGPPVQDPSDYRSLARALQWLTFTRPDIAYAVQQVCLHMHDPREPHLAALKRILRYVRDTLPLGLVLQPSRSGDLTVYSDADWAGCPDTRRSILGYAVFLGDNLVSWSSKRQNTVSRSSVEAEYRAVANGVAEVTWLRQLLLELHAPPRRASLVYCDNISAVYMSSNPV
- the LOC120684844 gene encoding putative disease resistance protein RGA1; the encoded protein is MHNNKNIDMRKESDDIKGQQQNINLMAGPSCSELEFVDAREASPDVVEELIIGRTAEKGKIIASLLDGMSEKIIILPIYGIGGIGKTTFARLIYNDPNFKCYSHVWVHVSQIFDLNKIREYVISQLSGKESQAIERQIIHSCLTELLSGKILVDLDDLWEEDQFHLQELKDMLYHADSSIIILVTTRSERVARRICTNLQPYKILPLTNDICWDIIKQRSSFESRNDKRQLMDIGREIAKKCRGVALAAQSLGFTLRSMNIDQWIKVKESGIWNEPISDYASLPNHVLASLKLSYSHMDASLKPCFTFCAIFPKGHKIVKDDLIYQWISLDFIKPSNMLSNLQLGEKYIGQLLGLSFFQHSVPTFKANLHILQL
- the LOC120685819 gene encoding zinc finger MYM-type protein 1-like, which produces MYKARLRYSLKCLKFILRQGLACRGHDESDESLNKGNFLELLNWLAESLEDVNKVVLKNAPKNCKLTSPMIQKELINCCAKETTKLIIEDLGDDYFAILADESSDVYQKKQLALCIRYVDKKGRVVERFLGIVHVENTTSLTLKNAIEKLLMDHSLSLSRIRGQGYDGASNMKGALNGLKKLIMDESPLAYYVHCFAHQLQLTLVAVAKENQDCKCFFEQLGLLLAAIGNFCKRLQMLRVAQAEHVIEALELGEIESGCGLNQEMGLGRPGDTRWGSHYKTIQHIILMYEPIRKVLQEIGDDPEYKESEKAEMALCSLESFEFVFLAHLLDTLFGYTDDLNCALQKRDQDIVNAISLIYLTKTQLELLREDNGWESFLADVTSFCVKRKIDVPNMDDIYKAAGRSKRKYVKLTNYHRFKVDMFLGIIDRQLKELNDRFDEVNTDLLIYMSSFNPKDSFAAFDKENLMKLAKFYPKDFSVTELMRLSYQLGKFIIDVRGDERFRKVKNIAELSVLLVETDKHAIHAYVYKLLKLVLLLPVATASVERAFSALNFVKNKLRNSMGDQYLNDCLVPFIEKEFFLRVADEDIISRFQKPPRRVNL